A genome region from Vibrio tapetis subsp. tapetis includes the following:
- a CDS encoding hybrid sensor histidine kinase/response regulator — MNIQSSLKKKSIIALGVYLCFFITVIGSITYITVEQPTRSKLEDNLDLRTDLLASNVEATLESSLGLLHSITAITEVTESTDDLKRLLPQVILNSDNVIVSGGIWPIPYSVDPNVRLSSLFYNKTPNGGIDRIDLWNNPESPGYDTEGWYQGAVEQPRMTVHWSGVYIDPYTHVKMITASAPYFLKGEFAGVATLDISLAQLIDMVQEHANTYDLGLLLKDADGLAIHEHNFQLNEDIYISSSTFGPYQWRIDVVNAHRRVAEEAFNFVKNLELVLAPLLLLCVMVGYYLINRYLIRPIVIIADKVSRSDSGEVIEFNYRSQDEIRHLIDCFNQKTQYLEEEKVRAQASTKAKTAFLATLSHEIRTPMNGVLGSAQILLKTELNDQQSKLLNSLYDSGEHMMVLLNEILDFSKIEQGQLDLVSHPFAIRTIIGSIESVYHTIATEKGLNFKIHSTLPADRWYNADKARIRQILFNLLNNAIKFTSHGFVEIYLKEVQIEGKDYLSITVRDTGVGIAEEAQQRIFKPFEQAESTTTRKFGGTGLGLAIVKRIANGMNGDITVQSEEGIGSSFTVNVEVEISSAFIKTRMPERTVDCSGLTVLIVEDNRTNTMIMDAFMRGKGFETTSVTDGVQALNVLEHTEFDMILMDNHMPVMDGVEATKRIRKLTNKNASTLILGCTADVFKETREKMLNSGVDDIIAKPIDETELDDTLMKHAHRLQSGRQEETHSSHSPATQTAEELLVELYIALDNQSFKDAIQALDKMRHCYDATKDGHIFEVIKRIEASLAQEGMPTSEDLDYLTMNTPD, encoded by the coding sequence ATGAATATCCAATCTTCTCTAAAAAAGAAGAGCATTATCGCATTAGGGGTTTATCTCTGTTTTTTCATTACAGTGATTGGCAGTATCACCTATATCACAGTAGAACAGCCCACCAGAAGCAAGCTAGAGGATAATCTCGACCTTCGAACAGACTTACTCGCCAGTAATGTTGAAGCCACCTTAGAAAGCTCCTTAGGGCTACTACACAGTATTACTGCAATTACTGAGGTCACCGAATCTACCGATGATCTAAAACGTTTGCTGCCTCAAGTCATACTCAATAGCGATAATGTGATTGTCAGTGGGGGAATTTGGCCGATCCCGTACTCGGTTGATCCTAATGTGCGATTATCTAGCCTGTTTTACAATAAAACCCCGAACGGCGGTATTGACCGTATTGATCTATGGAACAACCCGGAATCGCCTGGTTATGATACCGAAGGCTGGTATCAAGGAGCGGTCGAGCAACCGCGAATGACCGTGCATTGGTCTGGCGTTTATATTGACCCTTATACCCACGTAAAAATGATCACCGCCTCTGCTCCCTATTTTCTTAAGGGTGAGTTTGCCGGGGTGGCAACGCTCGATATTTCACTGGCTCAGTTGATAGACATGGTGCAAGAGCACGCCAACACCTACGATCTTGGCTTGCTGCTAAAAGATGCCGATGGCCTTGCGATTCATGAACACAATTTTCAGCTGAATGAAGATATCTACATTTCCAGTAGTACCTTTGGTCCGTATCAATGGCGCATAGACGTTGTAAATGCGCATCGACGTGTAGCGGAAGAAGCGTTCAACTTTGTAAAAAACTTAGAGCTGGTTCTCGCGCCACTGCTGCTGCTGTGCGTGATGGTTGGGTATTACCTGATTAACCGATACCTAATTCGCCCCATTGTTATTATCGCAGACAAAGTATCTCGTTCTGATTCTGGTGAAGTCATCGAGTTTAACTACCGAAGCCAAGATGAGATCAGGCACCTTATCGATTGTTTTAACCAGAAAACTCAATATTTAGAAGAAGAAAAAGTTAGGGCACAAGCCTCGACCAAGGCTAAAACCGCTTTTTTGGCGACCTTATCCCACGAAATCAGAACACCGATGAATGGTGTTTTGGGCAGTGCACAAATCTTACTGAAAACAGAATTAAACGACCAGCAGTCCAAGCTACTGAACAGCTTATACGACTCAGGTGAGCACATGATGGTGTTGCTTAACGAGATCTTGGACTTTTCAAAGATTGAACAAGGGCAATTAGATTTAGTCAGCCACCCATTTGCGATACGGACCATCATCGGCAGTATAGAGAGTGTTTACCACACAATCGCAACAGAAAAAGGCCTCAATTTCAAAATTCATTCTACGCTCCCTGCGGATCGCTGGTATAACGCAGATAAAGCTCGGATACGCCAAATCCTATTTAACTTGCTCAACAATGCCATCAAATTCACCTCCCATGGTTTTGTGGAAATTTACCTCAAAGAAGTTCAAATAGAGGGCAAAGACTACCTGTCTATTACCGTGAGAGATACAGGGGTAGGCATCGCTGAAGAAGCACAACAACGCATATTTAAACCGTTTGAACAGGCAGAATCCACCACCACACGCAAATTTGGCGGAACAGGGCTAGGGCTTGCTATTGTTAAGCGCATCGCCAATGGCATGAATGGTGATATCACAGTGCAGAGTGAAGAAGGGATCGGTTCAAGCTTTACCGTTAATGTCGAAGTCGAAATCAGCTCGGCCTTTATTAAAACACGTATGCCAGAACGCACCGTTGATTGCTCGGGCCTCACTGTACTCATCGTGGAAGATAACCGTACCAACACCATGATAATGGATGCCTTTATGCGTGGGAAAGGGTTTGAAACCACCAGTGTAACGGATGGCGTTCAAGCTCTAAACGTATTGGAGCATACTGAGTTTGACATGATTTTGATGGATAACCATATGCCGGTGATGGACGGCGTTGAAGCAACCAAGAGGATACGTAAACTAACCAACAAAAATGCCAGTACGCTGATTCTAGGGTGTACCGCAGATGTATTCAAAGAGACTCGTGAAAAAATGCTCAATAGCGGAGTTGACGACATCATTGCAAAGCCAATTGATGAGACGGAACTGGACGATACCTTAATGAAGCATGCGCATCGTTTGCAATCCGGCAGACAAGAGGAAACACACTCTAGCCATAGCCCTGCAACACAAACAGCCGAAGAGCTCTTGGTTGAGCTGTATATAGCTTTAGACAACCAGTCGTTTAAGGACGCCATTCAGGCATTAGATAAAATGAGGCATTGTTATGATGCAACAAAAGATGGCCATATATTTGAAGTGATTAAGCGGATAGAAGCATCGCTTGCCCAAGAAGGCATGCCAACAAGTGAAGACTTAGACTACTTAACCATGAATACCCCAGATTAA
- a CDS encoding UPF0149 family protein — translation MTLQELLSLPELEGKLLTEPQIIGFVTAMAAAPNVLDPSDWIAYLWGGEEVAPFVDGEQFEQFAELVVAIWNQTRPALLNGEWQWPEGCTLDEAEIVSARTRDFTDGLLQGWGLVRDDWETLMPEDNENSALLGGVILAISMLYDPETALTTLSEQGMTGLDQFEEIFNAIPTMLCGLTQRGVALAEDQ, via the coding sequence TTGACTTTACAAGAACTACTATCCCTACCCGAGCTAGAAGGAAAACTCCTTACAGAGCCTCAGATCATTGGCTTTGTTACCGCAATGGCGGCCGCGCCTAATGTACTCGATCCTTCTGATTGGATCGCATACCTTTGGGGTGGTGAAGAAGTCGCACCTTTTGTTGATGGCGAGCAGTTTGAGCAGTTTGCAGAACTGGTTGTTGCTATCTGGAATCAAACACGACCTGCGCTGCTCAATGGCGAGTGGCAATGGCCTGAAGGTTGTACGTTAGATGAAGCAGAAATTGTTTCAGCAAGAACCCGCGATTTCACAGACGGCCTACTGCAAGGTTGGGGCTTGGTTCGTGACGATTGGGAAACGTTAATGCCTGAAGACAATGAAAACAGCGCTCTGTTAGGTGGCGTTATTCTTGCCATTAGCATGCTTTATGATCCAGAAACGGCGTTAACCACTTTGTCTGAACAAGGCATGACTGGGCTTGACCAATTTGAAGAGATCTTCAATGCGATACCAACCATGCTATGCGGTTTGACTCAACGTGGCGTCGCGTTGGCTGAAGATCAATAA